In one window of Mesoplodon densirostris isolate mMesDen1 chromosome 4, mMesDen1 primary haplotype, whole genome shotgun sequence DNA:
- the CTSH gene encoding pro-cathepsin H, which translates to MWAVLPLLCAGAWLLGPTACGAADLAVSSLEKFHFKSWMLQHQKKYSLEEYHHRLQAFVSNWRKINAHNAGNHTFKMGLNLFSDMSFAELKHKYLWSEPQNCSATKGNYLRGTGPYPPSMDWRKKGNFVSPVKNQGSCGSCWTFSTTGALESAVAIATGRLPSLAEQQLVDCAQNFNNHGCQGGLPSQAFEYIRYNKGIMGEDTYPYKGQDGDCKFQPSKAIAFVKDVANITMNDEEAMVEAVALYNPVSFAFEVTDDFLMYKKGVYSSTSCHKTPDKVNHAVLAVGYGEENGIPYWIVKNSWGPQWGMKGYFLIERGKNMCGLAACASYPVPLV; encoded by the exons ATGTGGGCTGTCCTGCCGCTGCTCTGCGCCGGAGCCTGGCTCCTGGGCCCCACCGCCTGCGGCGCCGCCGACCTGGCAGTGAGCTCCCTAG agaAGTTTCACTTTAAGTCATGGATGTTGCAG CACCAAAAGAAATACAGCTTGGAGGAGTACCACCACAGGCTGCAGGCGTTTGTCAGCAACTGGAGGAAGATCAATGCCCACAACGCCGGGAACCACACATTCAAAA tGGGACTGAACCTGTTTTCAGACATGAGCTTTGCTGAATTAAAACACAAGTATCTTTGGTCAGAGCCTCAG AATTGCTCAGCCACCAAAGGTAACTACCTTCGGGGTACTGGTCCCTACCCACCCTCCATGGACTGGCGGAAGAAAGGAAATTTTGTCTCACCAGTGAAAAATCAG GGCAGCTGCGGCAGTTGCTGGACCTTCTCCACCACTGGGGCCCTGGAGTCTGCTGTCGCCATAGCAACTGGGAGGCTGCCCTCTTTG GCCGAGCAGCAGCTGGTGGACTGCGCCCAGAACTTCAACAATCACGGCTGCCAAGG GGGTCTCCCCAGCCAGGCCTTCGAGTACATCCGGTACAACAAGGGCATCATGGGTGAAGACACCTACCCCTACAAGGGCCAG GATGGGGACTGCAAGTTCCAGCCCAGTAAGGCCATTGCTTTTGTCAAGGATGTAGCCAACATCACAATG AACGACGAGGAGGCGATGGTGGAGGCGGTGGCCCTGTACAACCCTGTGAGCTTTGCCTTCGAGGTGACTGATGACTTTCTGATGTACAAAAAGGGTGTCTACTCCAG tACTTCCTGTCATAAAACTCCAGATAAAGTAAACCATGCAGTCCTGGCTGTTGGGTATGGAGAAGAAAATGGGATACCCTATTGGATTGTGAAGAACTCTTGGGGTCCCCAGTGGGGAATGAAGGG GTACTTCCTCATAGAGCGCGGGAAGAACATGTGCGGCCTGGCAGCCTGCGCCTCCTACCCCGTCCCCCTGGTGTGA